A window of the Brumimicrobium sp. genome harbors these coding sequences:
- a CDS encoding spore maturation protein — translation MLMNRLWIGLFFTALLVGMGKLFFLGDLEVFKSIVDALFESAETSFKIALFLTGALCLWMGIMEIGKEGGAIKGLTKLVSPLFSKLFPEVPKNHPAVGSMMMNISANMLGLDNAATPLGLQAMKELQEINPEKDKASNAQIMFLVLNTSGLTIIPVSILAYRSAAGSEAPAAVFLPILFATFFSTLVGLIAVSIKQKINLFNKVVLAYIGSLTALILGLLIWLQYNPKMVKPVSEIGGNFILFFIIILFLALGIRKKINVYEVFIEGAKGGFDVAIKIVPYLVAILVAVGVFRASGAMELLFDGVRYAVNQMGVTNTDFIEALPTAFMKPFSGSASRGMMLETFNTHGVDSFVGRMAATFQGATDTTFYILAVYFGSVGIKKTRYAVGAGLIADLAGILAAIYISYMFFGN, via the coding sequence ATGCTCATGAATCGACTTTGGATAGGACTATTTTTTACTGCACTTTTAGTGGGCATGGGGAAACTTTTTTTCTTGGGAGATTTAGAGGTTTTTAAATCTATTGTAGATGCGCTTTTTGAGAGTGCTGAAACTTCTTTTAAGATTGCATTATTCTTGACTGGCGCCTTATGTCTATGGATGGGTATCATGGAAATCGGAAAAGAAGGAGGAGCTATTAAAGGTTTAACCAAATTGGTATCTCCCCTATTCTCAAAATTATTCCCTGAAGTTCCTAAAAACCACCCTGCAGTTGGTTCCATGATGATGAATATAAGTGCCAATATGCTTGGTTTAGATAATGCAGCAACACCTCTCGGCTTACAAGCAATGAAAGAATTACAAGAAATAAATCCCGAAAAAGATAAAGCATCCAATGCGCAGATAATGTTTCTGGTATTAAACACCTCTGGATTAACAATTATTCCTGTCAGTATCTTAGCTTATAGAAGTGCCGCGGGATCTGAAGCACCAGCAGCTGTATTTCTCCCTATTTTATTTGCAACTTTCTTCTCAACATTAGTTGGATTGATAGCTGTCTCTATTAAACAGAAAATAAATTTATTTAACAAAGTAGTTCTTGCTTATATTGGGTCATTAACCGCATTGATTTTAGGTTTGCTTATCTGGCTACAATACAATCCTAAAATGGTAAAACCTGTATCTGAAATTGGAGGCAACTTCATTCTATTCTTTATTATTATTCTTTTCCTAGCTTTAGGAATACGTAAAAAGATTAACGTATATGAGGTTTTTATTGAAGGAGCCAAGGGAGGTTTTGATGTAGCCATCAAGATTGTCCCTTATTTAGTAGCCATCTTGGTAGCTGTTGGTGTTTTTCGTGCTTCAGGTGCAATGGAATTATTGTTTGATGGAGTTCGATATGCAGTCAATCAAATGGGAGTAACAAATACCGATTTTATTGAAGCACTCCCTACCGCTTTTATGAAACCTTTTAGTGGAAGTGCCTCTAGAGGAATGATGTTAGAAACATTTAACACCCATGGTGTAGATTCATTTGTTGGTAGAATGGCAGCTACATTCCAAGGAGCAACAGATACAACCTTCTATATCTTGGCTGTTTACTTTGGTTCTGTCGGAATAAAGAAAACACGCTATGCAGTAGGAGCTGGATTAATAGCAGATTTAGCAGGTATTCTTGCTGCTATCTATATTTCTTACATGTTCTTTGGGAATTGA
- a CDS encoding FAD:protein FMN transferase, with protein sequence MELHIVKMEWQQPKKLGFQEPKMQILPSIIKNIVFVFVGVLLFACTEQKETQKTEIDHPKDATENVWRQDKVTIAGNALGTSFTIKTSEDSLLTNAHEIDSIFSHFNSELSTYIPSSLISRFNDSDTVLDLNKTDYFKECFELSHQIYRITDGAFDPTVYPLVSLWGFFKSIDIIPSDNEIDSVLAFVGMKENTLYTYEYGILKKIDPRLKLVFNAIAKGQSVDVLANFLESKGHQNYYIEVGGEIRVKGMNSQNEAWKIGIDEPVESNTGLGGDEERVLENIIKITDKGIATSGNYRDYYELNGVKYSHTINPVTGKPIRREILSATVVAPTTAMADGFATAFMVMGVENTLALIQNHPEMEIEAYLLYQNGDKIARAYSPGMKKYLVEE encoded by the coding sequence ATGGAGTTACATATAGTAAAAATGGAGTGGCAACAACCGAAGAAACTTGGATTTCAGGAACCGAAAATGCAAATCTTACCAAGCATTATTAAAAATATAGTTTTTGTTTTTGTAGGTGTCTTGTTATTCGCCTGTACAGAACAGAAAGAAACTCAAAAAACAGAAATTGATCATCCGAAGGATGCAACTGAAAATGTATGGCGTCAAGATAAAGTGACCATTGCAGGAAATGCATTGGGAACTTCTTTTACTATCAAAACTAGCGAAGATTCTTTGTTAACTAATGCCCATGAAATTGACAGTATTTTTAGTCATTTTAATTCAGAACTTTCTACGTATATTCCTAGCTCTTTAATTAGCCGATTTAATGATTCTGATACTGTCTTAGATTTAAATAAGACGGATTATTTTAAAGAATGTTTTGAATTGAGCCACCAAATTTACCGAATAACAGATGGCGCTTTTGACCCAACAGTATATCCTCTGGTAAGTCTTTGGGGATTTTTTAAAAGTATTGATATAATTCCATCGGATAACGAAATTGATAGCGTGTTGGCTTTTGTAGGAATGAAAGAGAATACACTCTATACGTATGAATATGGAATTTTAAAAAAGATAGATCCTCGTTTGAAATTGGTATTTAATGCAATAGCTAAAGGTCAATCTGTAGATGTTTTAGCTAATTTTTTAGAATCTAAAGGACATCAAAATTATTATATTGAAGTGGGAGGAGAAATACGGGTAAAAGGTATGAATTCTCAAAATGAAGCGTGGAAAATAGGTATTGATGAACCAGTTGAGTCGAATACTGGATTAGGAGGAGATGAGGAGCGTGTGTTAGAGAATATTATAAAGATTACAGATAAAGGAATTGCTACTTCAGGAAATTACCGAGATTATTATGAGTTGAATGGTGTAAAATATAGTCACACTATTAACCCTGTAACTGGTAAACCTATACGTCGCGAGATTTTGAGTGCCACTGTTGTTGCTCCAACAACCGCAATGGCTGACGGCTTTGCAACGGCATTTATGGTTATGGGAGTTGAAAATACTTTAGCACTGATTCAGAATCATCCTGAAATGGAAATCGAAGCCTATCTTTTGTATCAAAATGGAGATAAGATTGCTAGAGCATATAGCCCAGGTATGAAGAAGTATCTAGTAGAAGAATAG
- a CDS encoding quinone-dependent dihydroorotate dehydrogenase: protein MYSLIKRILFLFDAERAHHLTFKLIRLAFFIPGLPTFYRKKFVLKDKKLERTICGLTFKNPVGLAAGMDKNGLLINHWSSFGFGFIEVGTITPKAQEGNPKKRLFRLIEDEAIINRMGFNNDGVEELIKRLKKRNKEIIVGGNIGKNKITPNENAVDDYEICFHALHPYVDYFVVNVSSPNTPNLRELQDKEPLTNLLQTLKNLNNQKDIPKPILLKIAPDLTNEQLDDIIEIVQTTHIDGIIATNTTISREGLKTPHVEAIGAGGLSGKPLSKRSTEVIRYIHEKSNGNIVIIGVGGIHTAEDAIEKIKAGASLIQVFSGFIYKGPDLVREINKALLEL, encoded by the coding sequence ATGTACTCATTAATTAAAAGAATACTTTTTCTTTTTGATGCAGAGAGAGCGCATCATCTTACTTTTAAGTTAATTCGACTTGCTTTCTTCATTCCAGGGCTTCCTACTTTCTATCGTAAAAAATTTGTTCTAAAAGATAAAAAACTTGAAAGAACTATCTGTGGACTAACTTTCAAGAATCCTGTAGGATTAGCAGCCGGGATGGATAAAAATGGTCTGCTTATAAACCATTGGAGTTCATTTGGATTTGGGTTTATAGAAGTAGGAACTATTACCCCAAAAGCACAAGAAGGGAATCCTAAAAAACGTTTATTTAGACTTATTGAAGATGAGGCAATTATTAACCGAATGGGATTCAATAATGACGGTGTTGAGGAGCTTATTAAACGTCTGAAAAAAAGAAATAAAGAAATTATTGTTGGAGGAAATATTGGGAAAAATAAAATAACTCCCAATGAAAATGCAGTAGATGATTATGAAATCTGTTTTCATGCACTACATCCATACGTTGATTATTTTGTAGTAAATGTAAGTTCGCCTAATACACCTAATCTTCGAGAATTACAAGACAAAGAACCTCTGACGAACTTACTGCAAACATTGAAAAACTTAAACAATCAAAAAGATATACCTAAACCTATTTTGTTAAAAATAGCTCCTGATTTAACCAATGAACAATTAGATGATATTATAGAGATTGTTCAGACTACTCATATTGATGGGATAATTGCCACAAATACAACCATCAGTAGAGAAGGTTTAAAAACACCTCATGTTGAAGCTATTGGCGCAGGAGGACTATCAGGAAAGCCTTTAAGTAAACGATCTACAGAAGTTATTCGATATATCCATGAAAAATCAAATGGAAATATTGTAATTATTGGTGTTGGTGGCATACACACTGCCGAAGATGCAATTGAAAAAATCAAAGCAGGAGCTAGCTTAATTCAAGTGTTCAGTGGTTTTATATACAAAGGACCTGATTTGGTAAGAGAAATTAATAAAGCTCTATTAGAATTATAA
- a CDS encoding hydroxymethylglutaryl-CoA lyase, producing the protein MEKVKIIECPRDAMQGLHDFIPTKVKADYINHLLTVGFDTLDFGSFVSAKAIPQLKDTEEVLKLLNLSNTSTKLLAIIANERGAENASKFEEINYFGYPFSISETFQQRNTNTSIDGSLKRLENICNIASKSNQEVVTYLSMGFGNPYGDPWNPDIIIQWAERLNALLGIKILALSDTIGVANPTSITEILKSILPALPKVEIGVHLHTTSETYSEKVEAAYNAGCRRFDGAIRGFGGCPMAEDELVGNMPTEMMLHWFEKNNVSTGVNKQKLEQAIQMSMPIFN; encoded by the coding sequence ATGGAAAAAGTGAAAATAATCGAATGCCCACGTGATGCCATGCAAGGCTTACACGATTTTATTCCAACTAAGGTAAAAGCTGATTATATCAATCATTTATTAACAGTAGGTTTTGATACACTCGATTTTGGTAGTTTTGTTTCTGCTAAAGCAATACCACAACTTAAAGATACTGAAGAAGTTCTTAAATTATTAAATCTTTCCAATACATCAACTAAGTTACTGGCTATAATTGCAAATGAACGAGGTGCAGAAAATGCTTCTAAATTTGAGGAAATCAACTATTTTGGCTATCCATTTTCTATATCAGAAACTTTCCAACAACGCAACACAAATACTTCCATTGATGGAAGTTTAAAAAGATTAGAGAACATTTGCAACATTGCGTCAAAATCCAACCAAGAAGTTGTTACTTATTTGTCTATGGGATTTGGAAACCCGTATGGGGATCCTTGGAATCCGGATATCATCATACAGTGGGCTGAAAGACTGAACGCATTATTAGGAATTAAAATACTGGCTCTTTCCGATACCATTGGTGTAGCAAATCCAACATCTATAACTGAAATATTAAAATCTATTTTACCCGCACTACCAAAGGTAGAGATAGGTGTACATCTTCATACAACATCTGAAACTTATTCAGAAAAAGTGGAGGCAGCATATAATGCAGGCTGTAGAAGATTTGATGGCGCAATTAGAGGTTTTGGTGGTTGCCCTATGGCCGAAGATGAATTAGTAGGGAACATGCCGACAGAAATGATGCTTCATTGGTTTGAAAAAAACAATGTCTCTACAGGAGTTAACAAACAAAAACTAGAACAAGCTATTCAAATGAGTATGCCAATATTTAATTAA
- a CDS encoding DUF2807 domain-containing protein: MKISVFIITLILSLNVSAQEIIYNLSDFKSLSVIGNFEVEIIQSDRNVAVVDINNEEEVKKDNILFTYAAEKLAIKYQGSFIKDIEIKIRIYYANTIQEIEARRGVQIRVENAGKFTEKTVFKAENGGKLLIKNIEASEVSAEISKGGSIRISGKADSFTAKIVAGGTIGGKDLEAKLVNAKVNMGGEITCNPLESLLAQVTSGGSIHYIGKPKLVDKKVTLGGNIDKL; this comes from the coding sequence ATGAAAATTAGTGTATTTATTATAACCCTTATACTTTCACTGAATGTATCGGCACAAGAAATTATTTATAATCTTTCTGATTTTAAAAGTTTATCTGTTATAGGGAACTTTGAGGTAGAGATTATTCAATCCGATCGAAATGTAGCCGTAGTTGATATCAACAATGAGGAAGAAGTAAAAAAGGATAATATTCTTTTTACCTACGCTGCTGAAAAATTGGCTATTAAGTACCAAGGTAGTTTTATTAAAGATATAGAAATCAAAATCAGAATCTATTATGCCAACACTATTCAAGAGATTGAGGCAAGGCGTGGAGTACAGATTCGAGTTGAAAATGCTGGAAAGTTTACAGAAAAAACCGTCTTTAAAGCAGAAAACGGAGGAAAACTACTTATTAAAAATATTGAAGCCTCAGAAGTTTCTGCCGAGATTTCAAAAGGAGGTTCAATACGTATTAGTGGAAAAGCTGATTCTTTCACTGCTAAAATTGTAGCAGGAGGTACTATTGGAGGAAAAGATTTAGAGGCAAAACTTGTTAACGCTAAAGTTAATATGGGAGGAGAAATAACATGTAATCCACTGGAATCATTATTAGCGCAAGTAACCAGTGGAGGGAGTATTCATTATATAGGAAAACCAAAGCTGGTAGATAAAAAAGTCACGCTAGGTGGTAACATAGATAAATTATGA
- a CDS encoding tetratricopeptide repeat protein has protein sequence MKFFVSLVVLLLVATFSYGQITYDGVLTQKETQKPLAGVTVKVLSESNAVISSSTTDAKGKYSVQFPAGKKYTIEYSKGGFVSKIISVDVNDVYEEDIPPGGKIFPPINLDLFEEIPGADLNFLKTEPVAKWYFDRDHMEVDIKAVNAMKKKIEDRIAQAASVNQANDAKYATLIKEADDFYTKKDYQNALNKYVEAVKISGKQQEKHPNERIVEIEDILQKIKEKELEDKQANQAYYNLIEAADNLAKNKEYDKAIAKYKEAIGMKGDEQYPKEQVDKLEAEKEVAAKRIEYDAYIQKGDGFMKQNSLQAARDQYLAAQKLFPNEEYPRKQLDIIKGKLEAQEAQKAEKEKYNKAIELADQLFNSEKYEDAIKSYKEALTYESAATYPNERISMAEAKIVERDEANKKKKQFDDLVAAADKDVNISKFEDAIAKYTEALTLFEDQAVKTKKDNAEKALDAQKSEAAKLAQIATLLTSAKQNMEAKEFEKALGNYDEILGLNPQHPEAIEGKAKATKYLNDKAEFAKQEKAFNELVAQADQAFENGNYEDAKNKYFAAKKIFDDNAHVNQRIDEVTKAIRDLEDKARLNKDIQTLLDQATQLKSQNKWNEVIQKYTEALKLDSKRTDISDLLEQAKRDKAAWDDQQSTEQKFASLKGEGVVLMARKEFANAKSKFEEALKIHEDAEITAHLKTIEENLAKEAQAKENEKLYKEKMTLGQTLATQKNYEDALNAYKEALSYKENDVEATAKVKEMQNKMAELSTNQQKQERYEAAMKKGKESMDAKDFASAVKSFDDALLEKPLDKDATAYKNDALAKISQLKSEEAKYNALIESAASLLSKGKQQGNNETLLNEAKNKYLEAQKMRQDASEPQNRIIEIDELLRQAKDNTAQQEDLNRRYQEQIDKATIAAQNTQYEQAIEYLKAALNIKPSEQYPKDKIEEYQTLLTQLANDKDRDQKYQDLIRQADSYFDNQNYNASIETYQSAIKLKDESYPKAQIQRAKDALLTLSERNRDYQNFIDKGDKAFSNKEYEEALNQYEAALKEKQGDKYAQDKIDETKQIISQLAEKEKLDAKTKAEFDAYIKEADKLFNDENYIKAKENYDKALGLYPNDVYAIEREKICVLKAKESTDSEVERRYRQIIDKADEYFIAENYDKATNLYKRALNLRAYDRYPQEKLDEIQAILNDKMRENYELEDLGVPVNISIMEGEALLQEGDRQRDALKQETVEQHLIKNEEVAADRSQGDYVERVNYDNEIIAVKDRASQVHVDEMDKHRGFIEDVNDRVNKIEAIVQQQETYEQGDIQRAYNETVFIEDDLDNQKAQKDDDHKELIERVKEIEKARDEKDIAEYAHHHVRVTSNEEELVKVDRMNEQMNEIYQEEQRSKEVRIDQIEQDREARSFSENDDNYAKIVKLQDDATLADIKDAESKREKLAIQDQLRDDIAALSIKIEEKNTDETNAVYNEQLDIDALLTAATDQYQAIQATKDDARQLAVEKLKDLDQEQSQQAEYRSNTEYQSLQSNRDNVELVTDMQSEQARKQEKDLAQVDNTLKDYMDELDRQSNLREQQEVNERNSTTNELNRIDTEETRAKEEKVQQIKQNYEDVKGLTASLNQMTQANGELERAALINSQDRIDKEEGNSRTIPTPVKNTLGDKYPEGVSQENFVQNDKNGIAEKIITRRIVVKDGRGDVYIRTQSRNGVTYSKNGVATTEETWISGTENANLTKHY, from the coding sequence ATGAAATTTTTTGTTTCGCTTGTGGTTTTACTTTTGGTTGCGACCTTCTCGTATGGTCAAATAACCTATGATGGTGTTTTAACTCAAAAGGAAACACAAAAACCATTGGCGGGAGTTACTGTAAAGGTACTTTCTGAAAGCAATGCAGTTATTTCTAGTTCTACAACCGATGCAAAGGGAAAGTATTCTGTCCAATTTCCAGCAGGTAAGAAATATACCATTGAATATTCTAAAGGAGGTTTTGTATCTAAGATTATTTCTGTAGATGTTAATGATGTCTATGAAGAGGATATTCCTCCAGGGGGGAAGATATTTCCTCCTATAAATTTGGATTTATTTGAAGAGATACCGGGTGCTGATCTAAATTTCCTAAAAACAGAGCCAGTTGCCAAATGGTATTTTGATAGAGATCACATGGAGGTTGACATAAAAGCTGTCAATGCTATGAAAAAGAAAATAGAAGATAGAATTGCGCAAGCAGCTTCTGTTAATCAAGCTAATGATGCTAAATATGCTACTCTCATTAAGGAAGCAGATGATTTCTATACTAAAAAAGATTATCAAAATGCTTTAAATAAATATGTAGAAGCAGTTAAAATTTCAGGTAAGCAACAAGAAAAGCACCCTAATGAACGTATCGTTGAAATTGAAGATATACTCCAGAAAATTAAAGAGAAAGAATTAGAAGATAAACAAGCCAATCAAGCTTATTATAATTTAATCGAAGCCGCTGATAATTTAGCAAAGAATAAAGAATACGACAAAGCAATTGCAAAATATAAGGAAGCAATTGGAATGAAGGGAGACGAGCAATATCCTAAAGAGCAAGTAGATAAATTAGAAGCTGAAAAAGAGGTTGCAGCAAAACGTATAGAATATGATGCATATATTCAGAAAGGAGATGGCTTTATGAAACAAAACAGCTTGCAAGCGGCTCGTGATCAATATTTAGCTGCCCAAAAATTGTTTCCTAATGAAGAATACCCTAGAAAGCAATTGGACATTATAAAAGGAAAATTGGAAGCACAGGAAGCTCAAAAAGCAGAGAAGGAAAAATATAATAAGGCGATTGAGTTGGCCGACCAATTATTTAACAGTGAAAAGTATGAGGATGCAATTAAGAGTTACAAAGAAGCTTTAACATACGAGAGCGCAGCTACCTATCCAAACGAACGTATCTCTATGGCAGAAGCTAAAATCGTGGAAAGAGATGAAGCAAATAAAAAGAAAAAACAATTTGATGATTTAGTAGCAGCAGCTGATAAGGATGTTAACATCAGTAAGTTTGAAGATGCCATTGCTAAATATACGGAGGCGTTAACCTTATTTGAGGATCAGGCTGTTAAAACAAAGAAAGATAATGCAGAAAAAGCTTTAGATGCACAAAAGTCAGAGGCAGCTAAGTTGGCACAAATTGCTACTTTATTGACATCGGCTAAACAAAATATGGAGGCCAAAGAATTTGAAAAAGCCTTAGGGAATTATGATGAAATTTTAGGTTTAAATCCACAACACCCTGAAGCGATTGAAGGGAAAGCAAAAGCTACTAAATATTTAAATGATAAAGCCGAATTTGCAAAACAGGAAAAAGCGTTCAATGAATTAGTTGCACAAGCAGACCAAGCCTTTGAAAACGGAAATTATGAGGATGCAAAAAATAAATACTTTGCAGCTAAAAAGATATTTGATGATAATGCACATGTCAACCAACGCATAGACGAAGTAACTAAAGCAATCCGTGACTTAGAAGATAAGGCACGTTTAAATAAAGATATTCAAACCTTACTTGATCAAGCCACTCAACTAAAGAGTCAGAACAAATGGAATGAAGTTATCCAGAAATACACCGAGGCATTGAAACTAGATTCAAAACGTACCGACATTTCTGATTTATTAGAACAAGCTAAGCGAGATAAAGCAGCGTGGGACGATCAACAATCTACGGAACAAAAATTTGCAAGCCTCAAAGGAGAAGGTGTCGTGTTGATGGCACGTAAAGAGTTTGCAAATGCTAAATCAAAATTTGAAGAAGCATTAAAAATCCATGAAGATGCTGAGATTACGGCTCATTTAAAGACAATTGAAGAGAATTTAGCTAAAGAAGCACAAGCCAAGGAGAATGAGAAACTGTATAAGGAAAAAATGACGCTTGGTCAAACACTCGCCACACAGAAGAATTATGAAGATGCCTTAAACGCTTATAAAGAAGCACTTTCATATAAGGAAAATGATGTGGAAGCCACTGCAAAGGTGAAAGAAATGCAAAATAAAATGGCTGAGCTATCCACAAATCAACAAAAACAAGAACGCTATGAAGCTGCTATGAAAAAGGGGAAAGAGAGTATGGATGCTAAAGATTTTGCTTCAGCTGTAAAGTCTTTTGATGACGCTCTTCTAGAAAAACCTTTAGATAAAGATGCAACTGCTTATAAAAATGATGCATTAGCTAAAATTTCCCAACTTAAATCGGAAGAAGCTAAGTACAATGCTTTAATCGAGTCTGCTGCCTCTCTTTTAAGCAAAGGGAAACAACAAGGCAATAATGAAACGCTACTGAATGAGGCTAAAAATAAATATCTTGAAGCGCAAAAGATGCGTCAAGATGCCTCTGAACCACAAAATAGAATCATTGAAATTGATGAGTTATTACGACAAGCTAAAGATAATACTGCACAACAAGAAGATCTTAATCGTAGGTATCAGGAGCAGATTGATAAAGCAACTATTGCAGCTCAAAACACACAATATGAACAAGCTATTGAATATTTAAAGGCAGCTTTGAATATTAAACCGTCAGAGCAATATCCAAAAGATAAGATAGAAGAGTATCAAACTTTGTTAACTCAATTAGCAAATGATAAAGATAGAGATCAAAAATATCAAGATTTGATTCGTCAGGCAGATAGTTATTTCGATAATCAAAATTATAATGCTAGTATAGAAACATATCAGTCTGCAATTAAATTGAAAGATGAAAGTTATCCAAAGGCTCAGATTCAACGTGCTAAAGATGCTCTATTAACTCTATCTGAGCGTAATAGAGATTATCAAAACTTTATAGATAAAGGAGATAAGGCGTTTTCCAATAAAGAATATGAGGAAGCACTCAATCAGTATGAAGCGGCACTAAAGGAAAAGCAAGGAGATAAGTATGCACAAGATAAAATTGATGAAACCAAACAAATTATTTCTCAATTAGCAGAAAAGGAGAAGTTAGATGCTAAAACAAAGGCTGAATTTGATGCTTATATTAAAGAAGCTGATAAATTATTTAATGATGAGAATTATATAAAAGCTAAAGAAAATTATGATAAGGCTTTAGGATTATATCCGAATGATGTGTATGCTATCGAACGTGAAAAGATATGTGTATTAAAAGCTAAAGAATCCACTGATTCTGAGGTGGAACGTAGATATCGTCAAATTATAGATAAAGCAGATGAATATTTTATAGCAGAAAACTATGATAAAGCTACTAATCTTTATAAAAGAGCCTTGAATTTAAGAGCATATGATAGATATCCGCAAGAAAAATTAGATGAAATCCAAGCCATCTTAAATGATAAAATGCGTGAGAATTACGAATTAGAAGATCTAGGTGTTCCTGTGAATATTTCTATCATGGAGGGAGAGGCATTATTACAAGAAGGAGATCGTCAGCGCGATGCATTAAAACAAGAAACAGTTGAACAACATTTAATCAAAAATGAGGAGGTAGCAGCAGATAGATCACAAGGAGATTATGTGGAGCGCGTGAATTACGATAATGAAATTATAGCTGTTAAAGATAGAGCTTCTCAAGTTCATGTAGACGAAATGGATAAACACCGAGGTTTTATTGAAGATGTAAATGATCGCGTAAATAAGATTGAAGCTATCGTACAACAACAAGAAACTTATGAGCAAGGCGATATACAACGTGCTTATAATGAAACTGTCTTTATAGAAGATGATTTAGATAATCAGAAAGCCCAAAAAGATGATGATCATAAAGAACTCATTGAACGTGTTAAAGAAATTGAAAAAGCAAGAGATGAAAAGGATATCGCTGAATATGCCCATCATCATGTTAGGGTTACTTCCAATGAAGAAGAATTAGTAAAAGTAGATAGAATGAATGAGCAAATGAATGAAATCTACCAAGAAGAGCAGCGTTCAAAAGAAGTAAGAATTGATCAAATAGAGCAAGATAGAGAGGCACGTTCTTTTTCTGAGAATGATGATAATTATGCAAAAATTGTGAAACTTCAAGATGATGCTACGCTCGCAGATATTAAAGACGCTGAGTCTAAAAGAGAGAAACTAGCCATTCAGGATCAGTTGAGAGATGATATTGCTGCATTATCAATTAAAATTGAAGAAAAAAATACAGATGAAACCAATGCAGTATATAATGAGCAATTAGATATAGATGCTTTACTAACAGCTGCTACTGATCAATATCAAGCAATTCAAGCAACAAAAGATGATGCACGTCAATTAGCTGTAGAAAAGTTAAAGGATTTAGACCAAGAGCAATCTCAACAAGCAGAATATAGATCCAATACAGAATATCAATCTCTTCAATCGAATAGAGATAATGTTGAGTTAGTTACAGATATGCAATCCGAACAAGCTAGAAAGCAAGAAAAGGATTTGGCGCAAGTGGATAATACGTTAAAAGATTATATGGATGAGTTAGATCGTCAAAGTAATCTGCGAGAACAACAAGAAGTAAATGAAAGAAATTCGACAACAAATGAGTTAAATCGTATTGATACAGAAGAAACTAGAGCGAAAGAAGAAAAAGTGCAGCAAATAAAACAGAATTATGAAGATGTAAAAGGGTTGACTGCTAGTTTAAATCAAATGACACAAGCAAACGGAGAACTTGAACGGGCTGCACTGATCAATTCTCAGGATAGAATTGACAAAGAGGAAGGAAACTCGAGAACTATTCCAACTCCTGTTAAAAATACGTTGGGAGATAAGTATCCAGAAGGTGTTTCCCAAGAAAATTTTGTTCAAAATGATAAGAATGGTATTGCTGAAAAGATAATTACAAGAAGAATTGTTGTTAAAGATGGTAGAGGAGACGTTTATATTCGTACACAATCAAGAAATGGAGTTACATATAGTAAAAATGGAGTGGCAACAACCGAAGAAACTTGGATTTCAGGAACCGAAAATGCAAATCTTACCAAGCATTATTAA